The DNA region AAGCTTTTTATCGCTTGTTAACTTGCATATATAAAACAAAATCTTTGATTTCTTCATTTGTAGCTCTCATTCAGCCAGAAAATTTAAAAAAAAATATTCTGAAATTACGCAAAGTACCTCAGTAAGGTTACTGAAATTTTAAAGAAAACTTTATAGAAGGCTTCCGCATATTAACTGAAGCACAATATAACCACTTAGTAAACACCTATATTGAGCCAAACTCCTTGCAATAAATCGGTATATTAACTGAAACCTAATTTGCTGTAATGCTGTTAAATATTGAAGTAAGGGACATTTATTTTTAAAGGTCGTCCGAGGGAAAGATTTATTAGCAGAAAAGCTCGAAAACCTCTTGGTTAAAGCTTTACCGTTTCTTTAAAATATTTTTTTTGAAACGGGGAAACATTTATAAATCGGACGCGTCTTGAGGGGAAAGGGCAATTTAAAACGCTCTTTTCTAAGAAGTAACTAAGAACGAGCGAGCATCTTAGGGTATTAGCATCTAAGGCTGATCTAGCCAATATCAAATCCTAATAGAAGAGTCAATCAAGGGAGATTCAACATGGAACCGAACGATACCTTAACCGGCACCACCAACGATAGTCTCAGCGGAGGCACCACCACCGAGCCAGCCCCCACCACCGAGCCAACCCCCACCACCGAGCCGGTTGACGAGACAGCCGTTATGACAGCAACGGGCGAAGACACAACAGGCGGCAGCACCGGCACCAATACTTTAAACGGCAGCACCGGCCAAGACACAACAGGTGGCAGCACCTTACCCGGCGGCGAAAGCGATACTCTAAGCGGCGCCGTCGACTACGATACCATCATTGCTACCTCCGGCGAGAGCAGTTTACCAGGCACCACCAGCACAGACAGCTTAGGTGGCGCTGAAGGCACCAGCACCTTACCAGGCAGCACCGACGACACCCTGGGTGGCGGCGAAGGCACCAGCACTTTACCAGGCGGCGAAGGCACCAGCACTTTACCAGGCGGCGAAGGCACCAGCACCTTACCAGGCGGCAACTCCACATTTGAATCTGGAACCTTCGTAGTTGGAGAAAGTGGCGAAGTCAGCATCAGCTTTGAATGGGACGGCGGCAGCTATACCGGCGAAGTCGGCATCTTCAACCTGGAAGGAATGGAAGAGTATGAACCAGGTTCCGAAGAATTTATCCAAGAAGCGGCTACTCGGGCTGCAAGCAACTCGGCTCAAGGTTATGTAGTAATCAAAGACGGATCAGAAGGAGCCAAATCTGAGGGAGTCCTGCCTTGGGAAGAAAACTTCAATGAAGGAGAATATGCAGGGCCGAAAACCTTTGAAATGACTGCCGGCAGTAAATTTGGCGTCATGCTGGTGCCCAATGGTACAGTGCAAGAACTCGCTGAAGATGCTACCCCTGACGGTGACAAGTATCCGTTGTTCTCGATGGCTACGGCCAACCCAGATGATGCCTTCCAGGTGGGCCAACTTGCTGATGTCACCGGCGAAGGCAGCGTCTTCGTCATGGAAGACGTGTATGTTGGTAACGAAAACTCAGATAAAGACTACAACGACATCATCTTCAAAGTCACAGGTGCCGTCGGAACAGCGGAAACCATTGACGAATATATCGACCCCGAAAAAGATTGGCGTGAGGAGGAAGTCGGTCAAGCCTTAATCGAAGACCTCAACACTGACGACGGCGAAGATACTGTTGGCGGTGGCGGCGGCGAAGACACTGTAGACGGTGGCGGCGGCGAAGACACTGTTGGCGGTGGCGGCGGCGAAGACACTGTTGGCGGTGGCGGCAATGGCGGTGGGATTCCTCGTCCAACCTTCCCAGGCGGTGGTGCAACCGGCGGTGAATTCCCAGGCGGTGGTGCAACCGGCGGCGAGTTCCCAGGCGGCGGCAACGGCGGCGGCAACGGCGGCGGTAACGGCGGCGGTAAAGATACCCTCGGCGGTGGCGAAGGCGATGAGACCATCGAAGGCGGAGCCGGCAATGACACCTTAAATTGTGGTGGTGGCGACGACACTGCTACCGGCGGCGAAGGCGACGACGTGATCGACGGTGACGACGGTGACGACGATCTCGACGGGGATGTCGGCAACGATACAGTTATCGGTGGTGTCGGCAACGATATTGCTTCCGGCGGTGAAGGTAACGATTCCGTTGATGGCGGCGAAGGCGACGACACAATCGAGGGTGATACCGGCAACGATACCTGCGAAGGTGGAAATGGCGCTGACACCATCGTAGGTGGCGACGGCGACGATGACGCCAGTGGCGAGGCCGGTGACGACACCGTTGATGGTGGTATCGGTGACGACACTGTTGATGGTGGCGAAGGCGATGACACCTGCGAAGGCGCAGAAGGCGAAGACACCGTTGATGGTGGCGAAGGCGATGACGCTGTTGATGGTGGCGAAGGCGATGACGCTGTTGATGGTGGTATCGGTGACGACACTGTTGATGGTGGCGAAGGCGATGACACCTGCGAAGGCGCAGAAGGCGAAGACACCGTTGATGGTGGCGAAGGCAATGACACTCTAGGCGGTGGCGACGGTAACGACTCAGTTGAAGGTGGCACCGGCAACGACACCGGCACTGGTGGAGAAGGCGATGACACACTAGGCGGTGGCG from Microcoleus sp. FACHB-68 includes:
- a CDS encoding DUF4114 domain-containing protein — translated: MEPNDTLTGTTNDSLSGGTTTEPAPTTEPTPTTEPVDETAVMTATGEDTTGGSTGTNTLNGSTGQDTTGGSTLPGGESDTLSGAVDYDTIIATSGESSLPGTTSTDSLGGAEGTSTLPGSTDDTLGGGEGTSTLPGGEGTSTLPGGEGTSTLPGGNSTFESGTFVVGESGEVSISFEWDGGSYTGEVGIFNLEGMEEYEPGSEEFIQEAATRAASNSAQGYVVIKDGSEGAKSEGVLPWEENFNEGEYAGPKTFEMTAGSKFGVMLVPNGTVQELAEDATPDGDKYPLFSMATANPDDAFQVGQLADVTGEGSVFVMEDVYVGNENSDKDYNDIIFKVTGAVGTAETIDEYIDPEKDWREEEVGQALIEDLNTDDGEDTVGGGGGEDTVDGGGGEDTVGGGGGEDTVGGGGNGGGIPRPTFPGGGATGGEFPGGGATGGEFPGGGNGGGNGGGNGGGKDTLGGGEGDETIEGGAGNDTLNCGGGDDTATGGEGDDVIDGDDGDDDLDGDVGNDTVIGGVGNDIASGGEGNDSVDGGEGDDTIEGDTGNDTCEGGNGADTIVGGDGDDDASGEAGDDTVDGGIGDDTVDGGEGDDTCEGAEGEDTVDGGEGDDAVDGGEGDDAVDGGIGDDTVDGGEGDDTCEGAEGEDTVDGGEGNDTLGGGDGNDSVEGGTGNDTGTGGEGDDTLGGGDGDDAGSGDEGDDVIEGDGGYDTCLGGEGADTIVGGDGNDMGTGDEGEDVIDGGTGDDIVEGGDDADTVLGGEGHDTSMGDEGDDIVTGDAGEDTCLGGGGSDTILGGDGDDAGYGNEGADTIDAGTGNDTTYGGEGSDTVLSGEGDDMSSGDLGDDMIEGDMGSDTALGGEGGDAIAGGDGHEDVYGNAGNDTLNGNTGNDSLYGGQGNDIIRGGQDIDWITGDMGDDVVYGDMGNDILIGGGGADVLIGGEGNDVFTLASGMGADTVVDFVIGQDSFSLSAGLTFEGLTIVQGSDAQANDTLIKIAGSDELVATLTGVQASSITSADFTLI